In Lemur catta isolate mLemCat1 chromosome 5, mLemCat1.pri, whole genome shotgun sequence, the genomic stretch acatttttgatTTCCATGTATTTAGATTTTTGAgtagtttttcttcccttcagAATTGGGATCATTGGCTTTATTATGACTATGGAGTATGTTTatcagttatatatatttaaatttatttgactCATCCCCTAAGTTAAAAATTTAGGATATTTTCATTAAAGttgttttgaattaaaattttagtctgaacataaaatttaatacatGAGGCCTGGTACCTTgtttcacacctgtaatcccagtgactctgaaggctgaggtgtgaggatcgcttgagcccaggagtttgaggctgcaatgcgCTACGATGGCCACTAGCCagtgccctccagcctgggcaacacagagaccctgtctcttaataataataatcataataatttagTACATCATATGAAAGTAAATGAACTATAGCAAactcatttttgtgtgtttattccTGTAATCTAATGGATTTATGTGTTGATTTAAAGTACTCTGGAGCAGCGGCCCCCAAGGTCTCCaatgtttttggcaccagggactggtttcatggaagacagtttttccacgggacagggtgggggaggaggcagagctcaggcgatGATACTGCAAACCGTGGGCTGCTGTGTTTACTCACGGGCCAGTCACCTGCTGTGCGCTCCTCCTCCTCTGGTAACtttcatggaagatagttttttctgggggtgggggccgtgCGGGGAGGCCGAGCTCTGTGGCCTGGACCCTAACAGCCGCTGATGGGTATCCGTCCGCgcactgggggttggggactgcagcttctGGAGTATTAAATAGAACTTAAAAGTTACCTTGTTTCTAGCAACACCACAGCTTACTAATAAGAATCCCAAAATGAGCCGAAGTGTTGGATATTCATATCCTTCCTTACCACCTGGTTATCAGAACACGACACCACCTAGTGCAACTGGAATGCCACCCTCTTCCTTGAATTACCCAAGTGGACCACAGGCCTTTACTCAGGTaaactttttggtttctttaaactattttccaccttttggttTAAACTCTATGCATATGAGGAAAGTTTTAGGAAGGTATATTGAACATTTTTGCAACCAATTAGGATAATACTGGATATTTCATAATGACTTTGTCCTTATATATTTCTCTAGAGCCAAAAGATTGTCCAGTAAATCTAAATTACACTTTTGTTATTTAGAGAGAAATCAACCACCTCTCTACACACTTACAAAACTTAGTTTGAAATGATATCTCTGTAGACTCCCTTAGGTGCTAATCATTTAACTGCAAGCATGGGTGGATTAAGTCTACATCCAGAGGGCCTAAGAGTTGTCAATCTTCTTCAAGAAAGAAGCATGCTTCCCCCAACACCTTTGCAGCCTCCAGTTCCAAATTTGCATGAAGACATCCAGAAACTCAACTGTAACCCAGAGTAAGGCTTCAAATAGCATTTCTTAATAAATGTGACATTATGCATGTTCTGAAagttttctagattttttaagAGCTTCAGGTATTATGAATAAGCTGTACAAGTATATTAATTTATGAAAGAAGTTCTAGATACAGAAGATAGAACTCTTTTACTTGCTTATTTGTGATTTCAAATGTTCTAAGTCATGAAATAGGGTTGTAACCCCTGAACTGATTCTGCTTTTATCAGCTGTAATGagattataatattaattatcaTTATGGTGGCtatattctttcttcaaaatCCAAAGTATAGGGATTTGATTCTGTGTAATCCTTTATTTgctctcattttaaattaatttcataacAAACATAATACTTTTTAATCCTGAAAAATTTGCtgtaaatttaaatgtatgtggTGAAGACTTTCTGATAAATTAAATTTGgtacttttaaataatatttttctttttatattttattctttctttgttttttgttatttcccCATTTCAGATGATGCTgccaataaattatatttttagaatatgcagcaaaactgaacttttaaataataaacttaaCATTTGTAGATTTGGGTCATCACCTAGTAATTCCAgtgtaatcttttttctttttcttttcctaagttTTGTACATAAACCAAGAAGAGATTATTTTAGTTATATAGGATAACCatctactctctatttctgtgTAGGACTTAGATTTAAGTATTTTAGTGGGATGAAATTTGAGAGGGTCTATAGAAATATTTCACTTCCAATATTAAAATGTCTaccttttaaatcttttttttaaatccaaaaacaATCATAGCAGCAACTGACATGAGCTTTTTACTTTGACACAGGTTATTTCGATGCACACTGACTGGCATTCCTCAGACTCAGGCATTACTGAATAAAGCCAAACTTCCTTTGGGGCTGCTGCTTCATCCTTTCAAAGACCTAGTGGTATGTTTCTCTGGTGAAAGTAAATGTCTTGTGGAATATTACCTTGGTGATGAAAATTTTCTGCAATAGTGCAAGAATCACATATAAAATTTGTTTGAGCTATCTTTAGGAAGTTGACCATTGAcagatttctttatttgtaattcaGTCAGAAATTTTATTACCAAACACTTTAAAAAACtagataaaatgaacatattgaaAAAACCCAAGAGGTACTGAATAGAGTACAGGtactaaaagaatataaataaatgacctGAAATATTTTAGTAAGTTGTAAATTATTTACCCATTAAAGTACTTTACCTTAATCTCTCCATTCTGCCATTGTTAGagtaaaatttgttattttaagaagttgTTCTGGATGGAGGGGTCTCCGGGACCCCGAGGTTGGGGCCAAGCGCCACTCTTTgcctgttaaataaataaataaataaataaataaataaataaataaatattttaaaaaatttccaaaagaaaaaagaggctgATCTACCTTTGTCCTAAGGCTCTGGGACTTTGACATATGGCCACATACTCTTGAGGATCAGTGCATGAGTGAGGTGGCGTTTCCAAAACAAACCTCCTTTTGATGATAAGGTTTTTATTGCCTTaattgacttattttttattttttttgagacagggttttgctttgtctcctgggctgcagtgcagtggtatcatcatagctctctgcagcctcaaactcctgagctccagtgatcctcttgccttagcctcccaactgggactacaggcatgtgccaccacgtccCACtaccttttctaatttttttgtagagacggggtctcactcttgctcaggctagtctccaactcctggcctcaagtgatcctcccaacttggcctcccagagtgctaggattctaGACGTGAGCCACTTCACCtggattttattgattttttttttttttttaagagatgatcttgctatcttgcccagaCTGAGGTGTACAGTGACttttcacaggcacaatcatgggacactgcagccttgaacttctgggcttaagccatcctcctgcctcaacctcttgaGTAGGTGGGAATATAGACTCCAGCCACCGCGCTTGGTTGAGgctttattactttaaatatgtaGGATAAACTTTAAATAGGAACATAATTGCAgagtttaattaaatatttaaacataactTAACCTTACTTATAATAGTTCTTTTATGAGAACTAAATAGGCCTCTTAATGTAACATCAAGAAACTTTGTAATACTTTCAGGGCTCGTTTGTTTTAGAGTGTTAATCCTTTTTCCTTTACCATCCATCCCAAAAGTATATTGTTAATTAACTATCTTGGTTTTGCAGTGtgaatgtttaatgaaaaaataaatactttttctgaaAGACAAATTGTAAGGAGAATGATCCTGGAGAGAAACAATAGAGTTTAAAATCAATACATTTTAGCTAcgtaatttttttgtgtgtcagtTTGAACACATCTTTTATCCTAGGTTTTTTctacaaaattataatattataatataatattccaACGATTAATTAATGCTTGCCCTTTCAATGTGATGATCATCACCATTAAAGACTTAGTTCTGTTTTTTCAGCAATTGCCTGTGGTTACCTCCAGTACAATTGTGAGATGCCGTTCATGCAGAACGTACATCAATCCTTTTGTCAGCTTTCTTGATCAAAGGAGATGGAAGTGTAACTTATGTTACCGAATCAATGATGGTATGcttttttgaaacatttaaaaatttctacttgCATTGTAGGGAAATCAGATAGTACAAatgtgaagttaaaaaaaataaattgttcttaTTTACCTATAATTGGTCTTTCCACTCAGAGTACTATTGTTAActgttttctgtgtatttatacttataaataaataattatatacttttagaataaaaaatatgctAATACCTTGATaccattttttacatttattatattggGTATATAATAAATGGTATATTTCATGTTATTACTTAAGCCagtaatataagaaatatttttatttagaaattgtCCCATGCCTTTCCTCTAGGGTGAAAGAAAATAAGTCAACACAATAGCTGCGTAATTCATTCACTGCTATGTAAAGGGAGGTGGGCAGTGCTAGAAGGTTAGTTGGATGTATGTGCTCAGTAattgaggaggagaaagagatctCTCTTAATAACTATTTCGCAGTTTATGTTTGAGGAATATATTCTAACCAACAACATTTTTAGGATTAGACAAGAAAATGGATATGCCAGTATCCATATTGAAAATTAAGTGTCAGTTTGAGAGGAAATTTTATTAAgagctgagaaagaaagaaatataagagatttttaaaaaccagttgtATTGTTTACACAAGTGTGTTTTTTGATTAAAGTGAGAGTAAGATAAGAACATTTTTTCCTCTataataattcagaaaatatacatatagtcTTTACTACACCTTTAAAATcttatgtgtgtgtgctttaaTATAGCAAATGAAATTGTAATAAAAGTTGAAGCCCCCTTTCATATGCAGAGCAGCCCAATTCATGAACTATAGCTTACCTTTAGAGTACATAggaatttgaatttctaaatagTTATAAGGAGACAGATACAATGataattaatttagaaaacaCTCTTTGATCACTGGTGCATCATAGTGGTAGGCAGCTGATGATGCACCATAGAGACTGTTTAATTAATGAAGCTGACTAAACCCTCACGGGCTCGACCTCATCATAGCTTCTAAGTCCAACCAGAGTCTGTACATTCCGTATGTCAGATGTTAATGTCCTTTATAATtgggaaatttaagaaaataattgacaTTTAATGAGTTTTTATCATCTGTTGAAGCTATTTTAGGAAAGCAGCTTTAGCAAGACTTAAGACAAAGAGGATATGAGGCCATAGGAAAAGAAAAGTTGCAGTGATTGTAGTCGTAAAAGGGAGAAATATTTATTGCCATTTAACATATGAGGAACTTGAAcggaacttttttaaaaaagtgaatttatCCGTTAATTTAGAGCCTACATCGAATTATTTATAAGCCCCTAAATTAAGAAAGTAGCCAAATGCAAGATATATTACATTAATGCTTTCAGTTTTATCAATGAATGTATTGTTAACTTTGTATAGTTCCTGAAGAATTCATGTACAACCCTTTGACCAGAGTTTATGGAGAACCTCACAGAAGACCAGAAGTTCAAAATGCTACTATTGAGTTTATGGCTCCTTCAGAATACATGGTAAGCTTTCACTTTTGAATACAGTGTGCTCATTTCATAATACCAGGTTTTCAAAAAACAATATAGCATTCTTTAACAgaaatttatggttttaaattcataaaactaTGATATTTGTTCTTCATAAAAGTAGTTTATTAGTATATAAGGGTATGTTTGAAAAGCAAAAGTATATGCAAAGTTCTACTTAAGTTTCTTGTGTATTCATCCAGAAATTTGCAATATAATGTTGGGATCATATTTACTTTTAAGCCACATCCAGCTTTTTtctgttacaaataatgctgtgatgaacattcTTTTGCAAATACTGTACTTTTCTACAGTTGTGAGGGTATTTGAgatcttgcattttaaaaataattattatgccTAGTGCTTAATTAGcactttatattttacttttttatatatatatatttattttgttttgttttgtttgtttttgagacagggtctggccctgttgcccgggctagagtgcagtggcgtcatcatagctcactgcaacctcaaactcctgggctcaagcaatcctccctcctgcttcagccttctgagtagctgggacttcaggcatgcgccaccatgcctagctaatttttgtgttttttttgagagacagggtctcactgtgttgcccagacaggtctcaaactcttggcctcaagtgatcctttcaccttggccttccagtgtgctggtgtgagccactgcttgGGCCAGAGCACTTACATTTTGGATGATCACAAAGAATACTCTGAAGAAAGCTAGAGAGATGCTGTTAATCCTGTCTTACAGGTGTGAAAACAGACTTAGGTTAAGTGCCTTGCCAAATAGTAGGTGGTAGAAGTTGCATAGAAATCCAGACCTTTGAATTTGGTTACTTTTTCACTGTGCCATAATTCCTTCAAGGGAAAGGGGAATATGAAGATTAGATGTAACACtaacttttgatattttattattttagtgtatttttgtgtctttatttgGGCAATTAGATCCATTTTTATGTGGAATTTATGAGGGGCCagtctcctttttctttatttttattttttaattaaaaaaattttttttttagagacagggtcttgctctgttgaccagggtggagtgcagtggcaaaatcatagctcactgcaacctcaaacttctgggctcaagtgctctTCCGatctcagcctccggagtagatAGGACTACAGGCGGCGCataccatgtccggctaattttggCCGGTCTCTTTTTACCACAGAGAAGATTCAATGTAGAAAACACTTTGTGGCACTTAAACGGTTGGTAATAGCTATCTGCAGTTATGTGttccaaaaccaaaaaagcaGAAGCATTTGTTCCTTGAATTGGCCTTCCTGGCTTCCTTTTATCTCCTAGGTTTACAAAaatgactttccttttttctttatttagagacagggtctcgtggtccaggctggagtgcagttggtGCAATCATATCTCACTCCAGCCTAGAACTcttgggatcaagtgatcctcctggctcagcctcccaagtagctggaaccatAGGTGCACgttaccatgcccagctaatttttatttttttgtatagaggggatcttgccatgttgcccaggctggtcttgaactaccaggctcaagtaatccccctgcctcggcctccgaaattgctgggattacaggcgagtgccactgcacccagcctgactTCCTTTAAATTTGGAAACTCCTAGAGCAAAAGGTTTTTGCTTCTTCCTGGCTTATCTCTTGGTTGACAGGTTCTATGAATTTGGCAAGTGatgcttgaaaaaaatatataaaaattattatagttgGTTCCACATCTGCAGTTTCAACCAACCatagattgaaaatattaaaaaagaaatacaataataataataatacaaatttaaaaatacagtacaactatttatataatttatattaagtattataagtaatctagagatgatttaaagtttatgagaagatataggttatatgcaaataatatgcctttttatataagaaactcaagCATCTGGGGATTTTGTGATTCCAGGTAGGTCCTGGAACTATTATCTGCGAGAGCAGACAGTGAGGAAAGACTGTATACTACCTGCTCAGTTCCGATTGTGGGTATTTGATGCTTTTTACTGAATTGAAAGCAAATCTTTGGATTTAGAAGTTTAAAATACAGAATCTTAGATTTTTATGGAATTTGGCTGAACAATATATTAGTTAAATAAGGAGCTGAGGCTAACTTGTCTCTTAGAACTATAATTTCTCTAAATTGTGAAATCTAACACACATAAAAAAAGtccataaaacataaatatacagGTTATAAACACTTCATTAGCACTACCCAGATCAGGAAATTGAACATTGACAATACTGCCAGAAGCCCTTCTGATTGTATTTCCTCCCCTTCCTGTTCTAGAGAAAACACTCTTCTGAATTATGGCAATCAcagactcatttttctttttaagtatgcATTTGTAAACAATATAGAATAGCTTTACCTATTGTAGTCTCCACTTAATCTGCaaataatgcttattttattgttttgctatATGTGGATCTGGCAATtgataagtttcaatttagtccGGTCGGATGTACTTAAcaggatcttttttttctttagttacgacctcctcagcctccagtgtACCTCTTTGTATTTGACGTGTCTCACAATGCAGTTGAAACTGGATACTTGAATTCAGTTTGCCAGAGTTTGTTAGACAATCTGGATTTGTAAGTGTCTCAATTCAACTTAAATCTGAAACTAATagtgtttgctaaatgaataagtagttttcaaaatacaaaaataaaaggtatgTTCTAAAAGACCACTTAGATCAGTTGTTACCTTAGGGTTCATTTTCTCTTAGAAACGCTAGTTTTAAACCTATAGTACACAGGAAGAATAATGTAATGGACCTCTAGGCACCTGTCCTCCAACTTCACTGTCTTCAGAATTCTTCTGTTCTTGGTTCATCTGAACCTtccccttcacacacacacttttttcccccgcttaagaattttaaagcagcTCTCAGCCAGCATATTGTTTTGCCTATAAATAATTCaggactacatttttttttttttttttttgagacagtcttgctctgtcacctggccttgagtgcagtggtggcatcatagctcacttcaacctcgaactccttggcttaagtgatcctcctgtctcagcctcccaagtagctgggactacaggtgcccaccaccacacctggctaacttttctatttttagtagagatgaggttttgctcttgctcaggctggtctcaaactcctgagctcaaacaatccttccaccttggcctcccagagtgctaggattacaagcatgagcctgTAATCAGGTTGCGACTGGCCACAGGACTGACTTTTAACCCTAACTATGATACTAGTACCACTCCAAGGAAAATTAGCAATAATTCTGTAATATGATGTAATACCCAGTTCATTTTTTGTTCCTAGTTatctcaaaaatatctttttattgtaGGTTTGTTGGAGTAATAATCCAAACTGTGTACACAAATTGCATTTGGTTTTCATGTCTcttaagtttcttaaaataactatatttcaGATGGTTCTTAGATATTTAGTGTAATCCATAAAAGCTAGAGTGACCTTTCAGTGTAATGAAATGAAGTATAGTGCTCATGTGTGGTATGGAAGAATGTGGAAGACCAAATCTTATCACAAATGGAGTAATTCCCTCACCTTGTTGAAGAAGGCATCCTTGTTCCTGCcagcatttgtatttttaatgttgtaGGTTGTGTATGGGGATTGTGTATCAATGAGATAGTCCACTGACTCATCCAAGCATAAACAAAGGTGAAAAccagcttgtttttccatttatgaaaCTGTAGTTCCACTTATTTGAGATCTTTAAAATAGATGCTTTAGTTCCTCTGttcttaaataaatgcatataacaGTATAAGAGGTGCACAACctaaatttatattacatttttgagTTGGTATATGGTAGTTTTTTGAAGCATTCttgataaaataactttaaatcaTCTGCAAAGTATTGTATATGCTTTCAGTATTTTTTACCTACTGTTTCCTAAATGATTACATGTAACTTTATAATAGGTGTAATTGGTTTTGGATTGCTGTTTTTTTGTTGATTGGCTTATATGTAGTGTTTTCCCTTTGAGTtggatatattttcattgttaacATTGGGTGGTTTAAACATTCATGTATGTTGGGCCAATTTCCATATTAAATTAGATATTTGCATGTAACTCTTAGgagatattttatgcatatatgtgtgtgggaAAACTTGATAAAATGCTCTTCTGAATTTGTTTCTAGGCTTCCTGGCAACACCAGAACAAAAATTGGCTTCATAACATTTGACAGCACAATCCATTTCTACAGTCTTCAGGAAGGTCTCTCTCAACCTCAGATGCTAATAGTTTCAGATATTGAaggtatatgttatatatttattgaactacCTTGGGAATTTTCagtgttagaaatattttatgaatatttgacAAATGTATGAATCTATTATGTTGAGGAAACATAATAATAGCAagacccccacctctacaaaaaatttaaaaattagccaggtggggtggtatgtgcctgtagtcccagctacttgggaggccaaggtggcaggatcacttaagcctaggagttcaaggctgcagtgagctctgatcacaccactgtactccaagCATTTTGTCCTTTGAAGaataccatcaagaaaatgaaaagacaacccacaaaatgggttTCCAAAATTTAGAAATCATATCTGATATGGAATTTACATCTAGattacataaagaactcctacaatttaacaataaaaagacaataggTAGGAATGGAtaaagaggctgggtgcagtggctcacgcctgtaatcctagcactctgggaggccgaagttggaggattgcttgagctcaggagtttgagaccagcctgagcaagattgagaccccatctctactaaaaatacaaaaattagccaggtgggatattgtgtgcctgtagtcccagctactggggagggtgaggcaggaggatcacttgaacccaggagtatgaggttgtagtgagctgcgatgatgccactgcactctacctggggcaacagagcaagactctgtctcaaaaataaaaaaagagtagataaaggatttgaataaatatttctgtattcaGTATATAATATTCAATATACTCTCTATATAAATGGTTGATAAATGCATGAATAGATGCTCTATCTACGTCATGAATCAACAggcaaatgcaaatgaaaaaaacacaacaagATGTCACCTGACACCAGCTAGGATGGCTAATACTAAAGAGCTGGACAATAGCAAGTAttggtgaggacgtggagaaattggaacacacTGCTgagggaatgtgaaatggtgcagcctctgtggaaacagtctggcatttcctcaaaaagttaaacatagagttactatatgacccagcaattccactcaataaatacatactcaagaaaattgaaagaatcaTGTCCATACATAAATTTGTAcattaatgttcatagcagcatggCCCCAAAAGTGGAAACATCTCATGTGTCAATCttctgatgaatggataaacaaaatgtggcgtAGCCACACAGTGGATGTTATTTGgcaatggaaaagaatgaagtactgatgcgtgccaacatgggtgaatcttgaaaacattggACTTGGTGATAGAAGCCActcacaaaagactacatatagAATGGTTCTCTTTATATGAagtatccagaatatgcaaatccaTAGGGActgaaagtagattagtagttgccaggaaCTTGGGAGGAGGGAAAATGAGGAATGACTGTTAACAGTTATAGGGATTCTTTTTGAGATGATGGTAAGGATCttgaattagatagtggtgatggctgtacaactctgtgaatatatttaaaatctctgAATTGTACTGTTTGCaagggtgaattttatgctatatgaattatatctcaataaatctgttattgaaaaaattttaattataaaggaaaaaattggaagaagccTAAAGAATAGATGGTAGAGTCTTTGTATGacagctaaaataaatatttaatgtttcaaattatttattgatattaattttacAAACTTTGTAATAAGCCATTTTTTTATAATCTAAAACAATATAGAAATGTAGAACATGATTCTTCTCAGAATCCTCTGCCACCCATGTTATCCTCCCAGTTTGATTCCTTCTAAAGGGAATTTAGTTCCTAAGCCAGAATAAAGGAGAATCCTGAGAGGCTCATCTGAAGTGGTGGGTTAGCATTCTGTCTGATTCACTTGATTTTGTAGTCCCATTAGTAAAGGCACAGGTGGCTCCCTTTCTTCTTTATGAGAAAGCATTAGCTTTGTGACTGACAGAGCTATTGGTGAGCTGTATTGCTTTTGTATAAAGGCATAGTATTCCTGTGTGTCGTGTTAgtcaacagcttttttttttttttttgagacagagtctcgctctgttgcccaggctagagtgagtgccgtggcgtcagcctagctcacagcaacctcaaactcctgggcttaagtgatcctactgcctcagcctcccgagtagctgggactacaggcatgcgccaccatgcccggctaattttttctatatatattttttagttggccagataatttctttctatttttagtagagatgaggtatTCAGCAATTTTTTTAATGCCAAGAGTGTGTCTTTGGTTGGCTTCTAGGGCcagccattaaaaaagaagaagaagaagatgggAAAGCAGGATTCTAAATTGTTGTGTTTAGCCTAAGAAGCAGAGCACTTGCGCAAACCCTTACTGAGTGCTTacggatcttttttttttttttaattgggaggCTATACCTTTTACAAGGTATCAGACAAGAAGCAGAATATATTTGCAGTAACTACTTGAATCAGTGTTCCTTTGGTGATTCTTTGGACATAATGTAGACATTGCTATAATAGAGAAGGAGATGGCTTTTCTGTAAGTATGGGGCTGGTTAATTGCATCAGTGTTGTATATTTGGAACATctttaatgattatattttgtttaaaaataaatatgtatttattctttcagatgtttttatACCTATGCCAGAGAACTTACTagtaaatttaaatgaaagtaaAGAGGTAAGGCACATTTTGCTACCTGACATGTTTAAGTGAAATATTGaaggaatatatttttgaaatgaactttaagtaaaattttgcttctttctgtGACATTTCTAAGATGTgtagcattttatatttactgttaGTTAAAATTCATTAGATGAAGAGCTCTTGAGTTTGACCTTGAGCTGATCATTTTTAAGTCTAATGCAGCAAGTCATTTGTAGTAGAGTAGAAGGTAAGCCTGTTCCATACAGGAAGAACACCTGAAGGAAACCTGTCTTGCCAGCCATTTGGGAAGTTGGGAGGGTTGCTGACATAAAGCTTCTGGTCACTACGTAGAAGCACATTAGCTAGGCTGCTTTCAGTGCCCTTTGCTTTTTTGATTCACAGAGTGTCATTGGGGTCAGTTCAGAAGAAACTCTTATTACCTGCCTGGAAATTGCCATGACATAATGCAGTGAGAGGTGAACAGAATGTGTCTGAAGGGGGGATGTTGTCTACCCTGTACATGCATATATGCCGTAGGGGTAACATTTTAACTAGCAAGTCTATG encodes the following:
- the SEC24A gene encoding protein transport protein Sec24A isoform X6, which gives rise to MSQPGRPASGGAPAGLRAQNGAASASGSPCANGPVQNALMSSQVSVSQGYNFQLPGSYPHLIPAKTLNPASGQSNYGGSQGSGQTLNRPPVASNTVTPLLHSGPVPRMPLPASQNPAATPMPSGSFLPGANLPPPSNWQYNYPSTGAQINHCPRASAQPPVSGNTSLTTSHQYVSSGDPSLQNSFLKSGSSVPPLANAPLPTTFQPGALPGPPPAGGPPSVRALMPQKTSQRAVPQPSFNSAITQEGITSNTNNGSMVVHSSYDEIEGGGFLATPQLTNKNPKMSRSVGYSYPSLPPGYQNTTPPSATGMPPSSLNYPSGPQAFTQTPLGANHLTASMGGLSLHPEGLRVVNLLQERSMLPPTPLQPPVPNLHEDIQKLNCNPELFRCTLTGIPQTQALLNKAKLPLGLLLHPFKDLVQLPVVTSSTIVRCRSCRTYINPFVSFLDQRRWKCNLCYRINDVPEEFMYNPLTRVYGEPHRRPEVQNATIEFMAPSEYMLRPPQPPVYLFVFDVSHNAVETGYLNSVCQSLLDNLDLLPGNTRTKIGFITFDSTIHFYSLQEGLSQPQMLIVSDIEDVFIPMPENLLVNLNESKESVIGVSSEETLITCLEIAMT